GCGCCCGCAAGGCCACGTGCTGCGGCTGTTCATGGCCCGCCCCGGCGCCAAGGACGAAGCCGCGCTGATGGCCTTCTACACGCGCTTTCTCAGGGCGATCAGCAGCCAGCGCTTTGCGCCCACCGACGAATCGCTGCAGGCGGTGTTTCGCGCCACCGCGGCGCGCCACCCGCCCAATACGGCCGCCACAATGCGGCAATTGGCCGCCATCCTGACCGACACGGGCCGCGCCGAGCAGCTGGCGCACATCCGCACACCCACGCTGGTGCTGCACGGCGCCGACGATCCGCTGGTGCCGCTGGACGGCGCGCAAGACACGGCGCGCCGCATCCCCGGCGCGCAGCTGGCCGTGGTGCCCGACATGGCGCATGACCTGGCCCCCGCGCCCCACCCGGAAATCCTCCGCCGCGCGCTGGCGCACCTGCTGCCCTTCCTGCAGTCGGTCGATGCGCAGGCAGCTTGAAGGCGTTCGCATGACTTCACCGCACACCCCGCAAGATTCACTGCTGGGCAAAGCCAGCGGCTACGCCGACCAGTACGACGCGGCGCTGCTGTTCCCCATCCCCCGCGCGCCGCAGCGCGCCAGCCTGGGCATCGGCTCGCAGCCGCCGTTTTTTGGCGCCGACTTGTGGACGGCGTTTGAGCTGTCGTGGCTGAACGCGCGCGGCAAACCGCAGGTGGCCGTCGCCCACATCATGGTGCCGTGCGAAACCACGCACATCGTCGAAAGCAAGTCCTTCAAGCTGTACCTGAACAGCTTCAACGGCACCGCGTTCGCCAGTGAACAGGAAGTGCGCCAGCGCATTCAGGCCGACGTCAGCGCCGCCCTGTGGCAAGGCGGTGCCGTGCAGTCGTCGGCCAGCGTGCGCCTGGTGTTGCCGGCCGACTTTGACCGCGAGCCCATCCACGAGCTGGATGGCCTCAGCCTCGACCGTTTGGACGTCGATTGCGACCGCTACCAGCCCGCGCCCGATCTGCTGACCGCCGCTTTCGACGAGCAGCCCGTAGAAGAAACGCTGACCAGCCAGCTGCTGAAAAGCAATTGCCCGGTGACCGGCCAGCCCGACTGGGCCAGCGCGCAAATCCGCTACGCCGGCCCGCAGATCGACCAGGCTGGCCTGCTGCGCTACATCATCAGCTTTCGCA
This genomic interval from Ottowia oryzae contains the following:
- a CDS encoding alpha/beta fold hydrolase, yielding MKIEANGLQIEVEDTGGSGTPVLLVMGLGGQLIHWPAALVQSLVDAGYRVIRFDNRDSGLSTHFTQHGAPAIPWIALRAWLGAKPRAPYALADMAADALGVLDALGVQRAHIVGLSMGAMIAQRVALAAPQRAISLSSVMGSSRARGLSRPQGHVLRLFMARPGAKDEAALMAFYTRFLRAISSQRFAPTDESLQAVFRATAARHPPNTAATMRQLAAILTDTGRAEQLAHIRTPTLVLHGADDPLVPLDGAQDTARRIPGAQLAVVPDMAHDLAPAPHPEILRRALAHLLPFLQSVDAQAA
- the queF gene encoding NADPH-dependent 7-cyano-7-deazaguanine reductase QueF (Catalyzes the NADPH-dependent reduction of 7-cyano-7-deazaguanine (preQ0) to 7-aminomethyl-7-deazaguanine (preQ1) in queuosine biosynthesis); translated protein: MTSPHTPQDSLLGKASGYADQYDAALLFPIPRAPQRASLGIGSQPPFFGADLWTAFELSWLNARGKPQVAVAHIMVPCETTHIVESKSFKLYLNSFNGTAFASEQEVRQRIQADVSAALWQGGAVQSSASVRLVLPADFDREPIHELDGLSLDRLDVDCDRYQPAPDLLTAAFDEQPVEETLTSQLLKSNCPVTGQPDWASAQIRYAGPQIDQAGLLRYIISFRNHSDFHEHCVERMFTDIWQRCRPTKLTVYARYTRRGGLDINPWRTSHPGALPPNVRTARQ